In the genome of Nycticebus coucang isolate mNycCou1 chromosome 12, mNycCou1.pri, whole genome shotgun sequence, one region contains:
- the LOC128562339 gene encoding non-histone chromosomal protein HMG-14-like, giving the protein MLKRKVSSAEGSGKEEPQRRLEWLSAKPAPVKVETKPKKAAARDKSSDKKVQPKGKRAKGKQAEVANQETKEDLPAENGETKTEENPAADEAGEKEAKSD; this is encoded by the coding sequence ATGCTGAAGAGGAAGGTCAGCTCTGCTGAAGGCTCGGGAAAGGAAGAGCCCCAAAGGAGATTGGAATGGTTGTCAGCTAAACCTGCTCCTGTGAAAGTGGAAACAAAGCCAAAAAAGGCAGCAGCAAGGGACAAATCTTCAGACAAAAAAGTGCAACCAAAAGGGAAAAGAGCAAAGGGAAAGCAGGCCGAAGTGGCTaaccaagaaactaaagaagatTTACCAGCAGAAAACggagaaactaaaactgaggAGAATCCAGCCGCTGAcgaagcaggagagaaagaagccaagtctGATTAA